From the genome of Streptomyces xanthophaeus:
CGCCACCGCGCTGGTCGCCGAGCGCGCCGGCTACCGGCTCTTCGGCTTCGGCCTCGACATCCTGGCGCTGACCGTGCCCCACTTCCACTTCGCCGGCTTCACCGCCGCCCTGGTCGCCGGGCTGGTGTGCCGCACCGTGGGGGGCCGCGCCGGGACCGGCGGCCTCGCCCGCTGGGCGGCGTACAGCGTCCCGGCGGGCACCCTCCTCGTCCTCCTCGGCTACTTCGTCGACGACTGGGCCGAGCTGCTGGGCGCGGTGGTCCTGACCGGCGGGATGTGGGCCGTGGCCCTGCTCACCTGGCGGGAGATCCGGCCCGGCGGCGCGGACCGCACCACACGGACCCTGCTCGCCACCTCGGCGGCCGTGCTCGTGGCCACCATGCTGCTCGCCCTGTGGTGGGCGGCCGGCGAGGCCACCGGGATCGTCCACCCCACCCTGACCTGGATGGCCGCCACCCACGGCCTCGGCAACGCCCTCGGGTTCGCCCTGTGCTCGGTGCTCGCCTGGCGGCGGCTGGCAGCCGACGCCCGGCCCGCCGAATCGCACACCGCCGACGCGCGCGGCACCGACGCCCTGACCTCCGACGCCCGCACCGCCGACCGCCCGGACCACCGACCACGCACCACCACCGACCGAGTGGAGATCTCGCCATGACCCGCCTCATCAGCGCCGGCCGGGACACCGTCAACTACCCCGACCGGGGCGCGACGGCCCACCGGCCGCTGCCCGCCGGATACAACCACCTGTGCCACCGCACCCGCCTCGGACAGGGCCGGGCCGTCTTCGAGGCCGCCGGAACCGCGGTCACCACCTTCCACGCCCACCGGACCTCGGGCATGCGCGTGCGGGCCGATGACGGCGCGGTCCGGCCCGGCAGCCGGGCGATCGTCGGGATCGGCCTCGGGCCGCTGCGGATCGACGCTCCGTGCGAGGTGATCTGGACCGCGTACGAGCCCGCCCGCATCGGTTTCGCCTACGGAACCCTGGCCGGGCACCCCGAGTGCGGGGAGGAGTCCTTCATCGTGGACATGGACCCGGACGGCACGGTGTGGTTCACGGTCACCGCCTTCAGCCGCCCGAACACCTGGTACACCCGCCTGGCCGGCCCGGTGGTCCCCTTCCTCCAGCTGTCCTACGCCCGCCTGCTCGGGCACCACCTGCGCAAGCTGGCCGCCACCGGCTGACCGGTCCGATACTGGAGGCGATGGACTGGTTCACGGCGCCCGGATACTGGCTCGCCCGGCTGGTCTTCCAGCGGGCCCTGGCCGGGGTCTACCTCGTCGCCTTCCTCGGGGCCGCCCTGCAGTTCCGGGCCCTGATCGGAGCGCACGGCATGACGCCCGTACCGCGCTACGTACGGTACGTGCCCTTCCGGCGCGCCCCGAGCCTCTTCCAACTGCGCTACTCCGACCGGCTCTTCGCGGGCTGCGCCT
Proteins encoded in this window:
- a CDS encoding YndJ family protein; translation: MTVLVNVIVTLGMLYVVPAGLRLIDPVRLLRTARLWPVAAAPGALCLWLPRGMAATALAVLYAAACLALAARAPLLLLRARSLTPPAVAVATALISPSIAATALVAERAGYRLFGFGLDILALTVPHFHFAGFTAALVAGLVCRTVGGRAGTGGLARWAAYSVPAGTLLVLLGYFVDDWAELLGAVVLTGGMWAVALLTWREIRPGGADRTTRTLLATSAAVLVATMLLALWWAAGEATGIVHPTLTWMAATHGLGNALGFALCSVLAWRRLAADARPAESHTADARGTDALTSDARTADRPDHRPRTTTDRVEISP
- a CDS encoding DUF1990 family protein encodes the protein MTRLISAGRDTVNYPDRGATAHRPLPAGYNHLCHRTRLGQGRAVFEAAGTAVTTFHAHRTSGMRVRADDGAVRPGSRAIVGIGLGPLRIDAPCEVIWTAYEPARIGFAYGTLAGHPECGEESFIVDMDPDGTVWFTVTAFSRPNTWYTRLAGPVVPFLQLSYARLLGHHLRKLAATG